From Fervidobacterium sp., the proteins below share one genomic window:
- the purN gene encoding phosphoribosylglycinamide formyltransferase, with amino-acid sequence MYGMFRSELPRIIVCASGSGSNFEALANAYVDGRLKAQIQALVADRMCFAVERAKKFEIPYVLLQKPWYVDFEKIIENLSPDLIVLAGFMRIIPEEIVRKYFPKIINIHPSLLPSFPGKDGIKQAYDYGVKVTGITIHFVDSGIDTGPIIFQKAIEIEDDWNIEDLEREIHKLEHEYYWQIVNKILYTRFEIHGRKVTWGE; translated from the coding sequence ATGTATGGGATGTTTCGATCTGAATTACCCCGCATAATAGTCTGTGCTTCAGGAAGTGGGAGCAATTTTGAAGCACTTGCCAACGCCTACGTTGATGGAAGGTTGAAAGCGCAGATTCAAGCACTTGTTGCTGATCGAATGTGTTTTGCTGTAGAACGTGCAAAGAAATTTGAAATACCTTACGTTTTACTTCAGAAACCATGGTATGTAGATTTTGAGAAAATTATTGAAAATCTCTCTCCGGATTTGATAGTTCTAGCTGGGTTCATGAGAATAATACCCGAAGAAATAGTTAGAAAATATTTTCCAAAGATTATTAACATCCATCCATCTCTATTGCCATCTTTTCCTGGAAAAGATGGTATAAAGCAAGCTTATGATTATGGTGTGAAAGTAACAGGTATCACAATACATTTTGTTGATAGTGGGATCGATACCGGTCCAATTATATTTCAAAAAGCTATAGAAATAGAGGATGATTGGAATATTGAAGACCTTGAAAGAGAGATACACAAACTTGAACACGAGTATTATTGGCAGATAGTGAATAAAATTTTATACACACGTTTTGAGATACATGGAAGAAAAGTCACGTGGGGGGAGTGA
- a CDS encoding phosphoribosylaminoimidazolecarboxamide formyltransferase → MEVGKKNLELEKQDIQLRYGENAHEMAYVYGKPAFELLHEGKQLSFNNILDAEAAWVLSRNLNLIGGGVCVIKHQTPCGAAYLRNGSNDEDKILCIQKAIDADSESSYGGILATSFTFTFEMAQSVKTYLEVIVAPDFEQEAIDYLSKKKVRLIRPKEYVPYAGKLAFGSLVISERVFIGEPELLFGNQYDLRDIKFALIVAEAVKSNAIVIVKDGVTVGIGGGQPSRKRSCWIATVLANERAKDAIAASDAFFPFTDGLEILINSGVKCIVAPLGSIRDEEVLNYAKEKGITFYKSPVRVFRH, encoded by the coding sequence ATGGAAGTTGGTAAAAAGAACTTGGAACTTGAAAAACAAGATATTCAGTTAAGATATGGAGAAAACGCACATGAAATGGCGTACGTTTACGGTAAACCTGCGTTTGAACTATTGCATGAAGGCAAACAGCTTTCTTTCAACAACATCCTTGATGCAGAAGCAGCTTGGGTACTATCAAGAAATCTTAATCTAATAGGTGGCGGTGTATGTGTGATTAAGCATCAAACGCCGTGTGGCGCTGCTTATTTGAGAAATGGAAGCAATGATGAAGATAAAATACTTTGTATTCAAAAGGCTATAGATGCTGACAGCGAATCAAGTTACGGTGGAATACTCGCAACTAGTTTTACATTTACCTTCGAAATGGCGCAATCTGTTAAGACGTACCTTGAAGTTATTGTAGCTCCAGACTTTGAGCAAGAAGCAATTGATTATCTTTCAAAGAAAAAAGTGAGACTGATACGTCCAAAGGAATATGTCCCGTACGCGGGTAAGTTAGCATTCGGAAGCTTGGTAATATCTGAGCGAGTTTTTATTGGAGAACCTGAACTGCTATTCGGAAACCAATATGATTTAAGAGACATTAAATTTGCCCTCATTGTTGCAGAAGCAGTTAAATCAAACGCGATAGTCATTGTAAAAGACGGCGTTACAGTTGGCATTGGTGGTGGTCAACCGTCAAGAAAACGATCATGTTGGATTGCAACGGTACTTGCTAATGAAAGAGCAAAGGATGCAATAGCTGCATCCGATGCGTTTTTCCCTTTTACAGATGGGTTAGAGATACTTATAAATTCAGGCGTAAAGTGTATTGTAGCACCACTCGGATCTATAAGAGACGAGGAAGTATTAAATTATGCAAAAGAAAAAGGTATAACATTTTACAAATCCCCTGTTAGAGTCTTTAGACATTGA
- a CDS encoding DNA-directed RNA polymerase subunit omega: MSKFVINYDKLLQKIPYKYAIPVIVAKRAEAINDFAKPFVTTTDDYSVSIAFKELQDGYIRIKNEDILKILIPEVK; encoded by the coding sequence TTGAGTAAATTTGTAATCAACTACGATAAGCTGTTACAGAAAATTCCATATAAATATGCTATTCCTGTAATAGTTGCTAAAAGAGCTGAAGCTATAAACGATTTTGCCAAACCATTTGTAACAACTACTGACGATTATTCAGTCAGCATCGCATTTAAAGAACTTCAGGATGGATATATAAGAATCAAAAACGAAGATATCCTGAAGATACTAATACCTGAAGTGAAATAG
- a CDS encoding YicC family protein, which translates to MPYSMTGYAKIQSIINDYKITCEIKTLNSKGFNVDVYLPYFLNSKELDVISKVKEYITKGKVSVRVWVRFIKPVQITVDYSLVRTYYEMLSEIRENLGIPVPVELSHLLSFRELFQFEFSNEEIEIVWKSVATILQEVLQQVVQERKTEGEKLVNDLSNMSRKMRQIVTEIRSKANEVPKYIAERIRTNMKEILPDDVEINKELFENALAILADRADIREEITRLESHLQRVDELLMKDEPVGDMLNFLSQEIQREFNTILSKSKTLDISSLALEGKYLVSQFKEQVMNLE; encoded by the coding sequence ATGCCATATAGCATGACTGGATATGCAAAGATCCAATCTATAATCAACGACTACAAAATTACTTGTGAAATTAAAACTCTAAATTCTAAGGGTTTCAACGTAGATGTTTATCTACCGTATTTTTTGAACTCTAAGGAACTCGATGTTATTTCTAAGGTGAAGGAATACATAACCAAAGGTAAGGTATCGGTACGAGTTTGGGTAAGATTTATAAAACCTGTCCAAATTACTGTAGATTACTCGTTAGTACGAACATATTATGAAATGCTATCAGAGATACGTGAAAATCTTGGCATACCTGTTCCTGTTGAACTTAGTCATCTGCTAAGTTTTAGGGAACTTTTCCAATTCGAATTTTCAAATGAGGAAATAGAAATTGTTTGGAAAAGCGTTGCGACGATCTTACAAGAAGTACTTCAACAGGTTGTTCAAGAAAGAAAAACCGAAGGAGAAAAGTTAGTAAATGACTTGTCTAACATGAGTCGAAAAATGAGGCAAATTGTGACAGAGATAAGATCAAAAGCCAATGAAGTACCTAAATACATTGCTGAGAGAATAAGAACAAATATGAAAGAAATTTTACCCGATGATGTAGAGATTAACAAAGAACTTTTTGAAAATGCGTTAGCGATATTGGCAGATAGAGCTGATATACGTGAGGAGATAACAAGACTTGAAAGTCACCTGCAGCGCGTTGACGAATTGCTAATGAAAGATGAGCCTGTTGGAGATATGCTTAATTTCTTGTCTCAGGAGATACAAAGGGAATTCAACACTATTTTATCGAAAAGTAAGACGCTTGACATAAGTAGCTTGGCACTTGAAGGTAAATATTTAGTTTCTCAATTTAAAGAACAAGTAATGAACCTTGAATAA
- the gmk gene encoding guanylate kinase — MESSERSEGILFVISGPSGVGKTSIIRSVLERVDNLVFSISCTTRKQRPGEVHGVDYFFITHEEFNRMIQENRFIEWAQVHDNYYGTPADFVNEHLKSGYDVILDIDVQGALTVKKNWYGAKFIFVAPPSYQILSERLKKRGTESEEKIKRRLETAKKELSFIPEFEYLIINEDLEESVKNLSAIIYAERLRYERQKETRKVKRLLEEVRTFE; from the coding sequence ATGGAAAGTTCTGAGCGATCGGAAGGTATTCTCTTTGTTATAAGCGGTCCAAGTGGTGTTGGAAAGACAAGTATTATACGTTCTGTTCTTGAACGTGTTGATAACCTTGTATTTTCAATATCATGTACTACAAGAAAACAGCGCCCAGGTGAGGTCCATGGGGTAGACTACTTTTTTATAACACACGAAGAGTTTAATAGAATGATACAAGAGAATAGATTCATCGAATGGGCACAAGTGCATGACAATTATTATGGTACCCCAGCGGATTTTGTTAACGAACACCTAAAAAGTGGGTACGATGTGATACTTGATATAGATGTGCAGGGAGCACTTACAGTTAAGAAAAATTGGTATGGTGCCAAATTTATCTTTGTAGCTCCTCCAAGTTATCAAATTTTGAGTGAGAGACTTAAAAAACGCGGTACAGAGAGTGAAGAAAAAATAAAACGCCGTTTAGAAACGGCAAAAAAAGAACTGTCTTTCATTCCTGAATTCGAATATCTTATTATAAATGAGGATTTAGAGGAATCTGTAAAGAATTTATCCGCAATTATTTACGCAGAGCGCTTAAGATATGAAAGGCAAAAAGAAACGAGGAAAGTGAAGAGGCTTTTAGAGGAGGTGCGCACGTTTGAGTAA
- the pyrR gene encoding bifunctional pyr operon transcriptional regulator/uracil phosphoribosyltransferase PyrR: protein MNIHHKNIKILGEDDIRRSLMRIAHEILEKNKGAEDIVLVGIITRGAVLAKRIGENISFIEGTEIPVCILDVAPFRDDEKRTSKESDRSNVGVDINNKNIILVDDVLFTGRTIRAAMDAIISRGRPKSIQLAVLVDRGHREFPIRPDYVGKNIPSSKEKELVKVRLREIDGEDGVYIIKMAGEENEI from the coding sequence ATGAACATTCATCACAAGAATATCAAGATTCTAGGTGAAGATGATATAAGAAGGTCGTTAATGCGTATAGCACACGAAATTTTGGAAAAAAATAAAGGTGCAGAAGATATTGTGCTTGTCGGAATTATAACAAGAGGAGCGGTTCTTGCCAAGCGAATAGGCGAGAACATATCCTTTATCGAGGGCACAGAGATACCAGTATGCATACTTGATGTTGCACCGTTCAGGGATGATGAAAAAAGGACATCGAAAGAAAGCGATAGAAGTAACGTTGGTGTTGATATAAATAATAAGAACATCATACTTGTTGACGATGTACTTTTCACTGGTAGAACAATTAGAGCCGCCATGGATGCGATTATATCCAGAGGAAGACCTAAAAGTATACAGCTTGCAGTTTTGGTTGATAGGGGGCACAGGGAATTTCCAATAAGACCAGATTATGTTGGAAAAAATATCCCAAGTTCCAAGGAAAAAGAATTAGTTAAGGTGCGATTGAGAGAAATTGATGGTGAAGATGGAGTTTACATCATCAAAATGGCAGGTGAAGAAAATGAGATATGA
- a CDS encoding phosphoribosylformylglycinamidine cyclo-ligase, producing the protein MSNQKKEKYTYSSSGVDVTRNDDFTDFIKSIVRVPEWVIKEPTGYATILNFTNPPVVLTADGIGSKLLLHIQYKRWNDAAKDLIGMNYNDIVCTGAVPKAFVDYLGVHHIAEEHYEFVKALSSELEKLDMALVAGETAEIPAVYTESDWDVAGFCVGILQKKLPIETIEYGDIIIGLPASGFHSNGWSLIRKILQEEKIDISELPFDILVGTRIYKEVPQFFNSVKAIAHVTGGGILRALRRILKDKGWEITLELPDYINWILKYVSLEEALKTFNMGYGMILVTEKKFVQPIIDNLNGNVLGEVSTTTNIHIK; encoded by the coding sequence ATGAGCAATCAAAAAAAGGAAAAATACACATACTCAAGTTCAGGTGTTGACGTAACAAGGAACGATGATTTCACAGATTTTATAAAATCTATTGTGAGAGTTCCGGAATGGGTAATCAAAGAACCAACTGGTTACGCGACGATACTAAACTTTACAAATCCGCCTGTTGTATTAACCGCCGACGGAATAGGTTCAAAGTTATTACTTCACATACAATACAAAAGATGGAATGATGCTGCAAAAGACCTTATAGGTATGAACTACAACGACATTGTATGTACGGGAGCTGTTCCAAAAGCTTTTGTGGACTACCTCGGTGTACATCATATCGCCGAAGAACATTACGAATTTGTGAAAGCTCTAAGTTCGGAACTTGAAAAACTCGATATGGCCTTGGTAGCAGGGGAAACTGCGGAAATCCCAGCTGTATACACAGAAAGTGATTGGGATGTTGCGGGATTTTGTGTTGGAATACTACAAAAAAAGCTTCCTATCGAGACGATTGAATATGGAGATATAATCATAGGATTACCAGCAAGCGGTTTTCATTCAAATGGTTGGTCCTTGATTCGAAAGATACTCCAAGAAGAGAAAATAGATATATCAGAACTTCCTTTTGATATTTTAGTTGGGACTAGAATTTACAAAGAAGTACCACAATTTTTTAATTCCGTAAAAGCAATAGCACACGTTACCGGTGGAGGAATACTAAGGGCATTGCGGAGGATATTAAAAGATAAAGGATGGGAAATAACATTAGAGCTCCCTGATTATATAAACTGGATCCTTAAGTATGTAAGTTTAGAAGAAGCTTTAAAAACATTTAATATGGGCTACGGGATGATATTGGTAACCGAGAAAAAATTCGTTCAACCAATTATCGACAATCTTAACGGAAATGTACTTGGAGAAGTGTCAACAACAACAAATATTCACATAAAATAA
- the purF gene encoding amidophosphoribosyltransferase, with product MCGIAGTWNVDESYNVIHDLLLALQHRGQQAAGVVVNGFRAVKGEGLVENVLTDDKFLPGNCAIGHVRYSTYGSINEIQPITAYTFKGTLSIAHNGNIVDADERRKFVMENGGIFSTTLDSEIFIHYFSIAPYRDPKESIQWALSRIKASYSLVILHDTFLAAARDTFGIRPLFYGKFNNGYVVASEDSALYSIGCNNISEIESGTIVFFSQDKEPEVIRFGDSNDRFCSFEFVYFARPDSNFYGVNVHDVRKKLGMKLYEEHKIEGDVVVPVLDSGFSGALGYSSASRIPIDYGLIRNHYIGRSFIMPKNRQDIVRRKLSPLPSVIKGKDIILIDDSIVRGTTMKVIVDMVKEAGARHVFVGIHSPAVIGPCNYGIDTSRRSELIASQKDVSALKSFVGADELFYLSVEKFREVFDECGVKICMGCFDLNYPA from the coding sequence ATGTGCGGTATAGCAGGTACATGGAACGTTGACGAATCATACAACGTAATTCATGATTTATTACTTGCATTACAACACCGTGGTCAACAAGCAGCAGGCGTTGTTGTAAACGGTTTTAGAGCAGTGAAAGGAGAAGGACTTGTTGAAAACGTCTTGACTGATGATAAGTTTCTACCTGGCAATTGTGCTATAGGACATGTGCGGTATTCTACCTATGGTTCAATAAATGAAATCCAACCTATTACAGCATACACATTCAAAGGCACTTTATCTATAGCTCACAATGGCAATATAGTTGACGCAGACGAACGTAGAAAGTTTGTCATGGAAAACGGTGGAATATTCTCTACAACACTAGATTCTGAGATTTTCATTCATTACTTTTCGATAGCCCCCTATCGTGATCCCAAAGAGTCCATCCAGTGGGCACTTTCACGCATAAAGGCTTCTTATTCGCTTGTAATACTCCATGATACATTCTTGGCAGCTGCACGTGATACATTCGGTATTCGACCATTGTTTTACGGGAAATTCAACAACGGCTACGTTGTTGCTTCCGAGGACTCAGCGCTTTATTCGATAGGTTGTAATAATATTAGTGAAATAGAGTCTGGTACAATAGTTTTCTTTAGCCAAGATAAAGAACCTGAAGTTATTAGGTTTGGTGATTCAAACGACAGATTTTGCTCATTTGAGTTTGTATACTTCGCTCGTCCAGACAGTAATTTTTACGGTGTAAACGTGCACGATGTTAGAAAGAAGCTTGGTATGAAGCTTTATGAAGAACATAAGATTGAAGGTGACGTAGTTGTTCCTGTACTTGATAGTGGATTTTCTGGTGCACTTGGTTACAGCTCTGCATCACGTATACCAATAGATTATGGGTTGATAAGAAATCATTACATAGGCAGAAGCTTTATAATGCCTAAGAATCGACAAGACATTGTGAGAAGAAAACTGTCACCCCTCCCTTCTGTTATAAAGGGAAAAGATATAATACTCATAGATGATTCCATTGTGAGAGGCACAACAATGAAAGTAATAGTAGATATGGTAAAAGAAGCCGGAGCGAGACATGTCTTTGTTGGTATCCATTCACCAGCTGTTATAGGACCATGCAATTACGGTATTGACACATCAAGAAGAAGTGAACTTATTGCCTCACAAAAAGATGTATCAGCTCTTAAATCTTTTGTAGGTGCTGACGAGCTTTTTTACTTGTCAGTTGAAAAATTCAGGGAAGTTTTTGATGAATGTGGGGTGAAAATATGTATGGGATGTTTCGATCTGAATTACCCCGCATAA
- the tgt gene encoding tRNA guanosine(34) transglycosylase Tgt — MDSLKFEIINQHGLARRGRIYLPHGIVETPTFMPVGTNANVKLITPHILEENNVQIILSNAFHLYLKPGLDVIRNFGGLHEFMRWRKPILTDSGGFQVFSLKKGQRITDDGVWIMSPIDGSKHYITPELSMEIQATLGSDIVMAFDYCADPKDGYEEAKRAVKLTTKWAKRSLEHLRRISNQAIFGIIQGAVYEDLRELSLQEITQFNFDGFAIGGLSVGEPREMTINIVKFIAPKMPSNKPRYFMGGGSPDLLVELVSSGVDMFDSVFPTRVARHGLAVTWNGKFNIRSAKFKYDKTPIDEKCNCYTCRNFSKAYIRHLFDRKEVLGQILLTIHDVHFMMEFGQKMRESIESGTFDKFKKEVVVAYEKDSNT, encoded by the coding sequence ATGGATTCACTAAAATTTGAGATAATCAACCAGCATGGACTTGCACGAAGGGGACGAATTTATTTACCGCATGGTATTGTTGAAACACCAACTTTTATGCCAGTTGGGACGAATGCAAACGTTAAGCTCATAACTCCTCATATATTGGAAGAAAATAATGTTCAAATAATTCTGTCGAATGCTTTTCACCTTTATCTAAAACCTGGATTGGACGTGATTAGAAATTTTGGTGGACTTCATGAGTTTATGCGCTGGAGGAAACCTATATTAACAGATAGTGGAGGCTTTCAAGTGTTCAGCCTAAAAAAGGGACAGAGAATTACAGATGATGGAGTTTGGATAATGTCCCCTATTGATGGTTCCAAACATTATATTACCCCAGAGCTTTCCATGGAAATTCAGGCAACTCTTGGTTCTGATATTGTTATGGCTTTTGATTACTGTGCGGATCCAAAGGATGGTTACGAGGAAGCTAAACGTGCAGTGAAATTAACTACAAAGTGGGCAAAAAGAAGTCTTGAACATCTTAGAAGAATATCCAATCAAGCAATCTTTGGTATAATTCAAGGAGCTGTTTACGAAGATTTAAGAGAGTTAAGTCTTCAAGAGATCACACAGTTTAACTTTGATGGTTTTGCTATAGGAGGTCTCAGTGTTGGAGAACCAAGGGAGATGACCATTAATATCGTAAAGTTTATTGCACCAAAGATGCCCAGCAATAAACCCAGATATTTTATGGGCGGAGGATCTCCAGATTTGCTCGTTGAATTAGTCTCAAGTGGTGTCGATATGTTTGACAGTGTTTTTCCAACTCGTGTTGCACGACATGGACTTGCCGTTACTTGGAATGGTAAATTCAATATAAGATCTGCAAAGTTTAAATATGACAAAACTCCTATTGACGAAAAGTGTAATTGCTATACGTGTCGTAATTTTTCAAAAGCTTATATAAGGCATCTATTTGACAGAAAGGAAGTACTCGGGCAGATATTACTCACAATTCACGATGTACATTTTATGATGGAATTTGGACAAAAGATGCGAGAAAGTATTGAAAGTGGTACGTTTGATAAATTCAAGAAGGAGGTAGTGGTGGCTTATGAAAAAGATAGTAACACTTAA
- the glmM gene encoding phosphoglucosamine mutase has translation MKLFGTDGIRGVINEELTPEIAFRLGNALAKYVDKRIFVAKDTRASCDMLEAAIIAGATSAGGTVYRCGVLPTPALAVITKLEDAVGIMISASHNPPEFNGLKVISRGFKLQDEIEDTLERRMKELHYSPYNEIGCVVDYKLAFEEYTNYVIQHFSDLDLTGLKILVDAGNGAAYETTPYVLRSLGAKVEVINNNPDGYNINVECGSTEPRQAMSKMTNHNIAILHDGDADRCILLDERKEEFHGDKIMGVCALKMKEEGRLKSNTVVGTVLSNMGLEVFLKKQGIELVRTKVGDRYVLEKMIEIGANIGGERSGHVIFLDRSTTGDGLITALEVIRTMLLKGMRLSELSSMVPDYPQIMINVKTKNKLIIEHEEVRRLIEKNKREDVDIVVRASGTEPLIRIFVQGPDESYISNVAYEIAGKIEQLSKGDELE, from the coding sequence ATGAAACTTTTTGGAACAGACGGAATACGAGGAGTAATCAATGAAGAGCTCACACCAGAAATTGCATTCAGACTTGGAAATGCACTTGCAAAATATGTGGACAAAAGAATTTTCGTCGCCAAAGATACACGTGCAAGCTGTGACATGCTAGAGGCAGCAATTATTGCAGGTGCAACATCTGCAGGTGGTACTGTTTACAGGTGCGGTGTTTTACCTACTCCTGCGTTAGCTGTCATTACCAAATTGGAGGATGCCGTAGGTATTATGATATCTGCGTCGCATAACCCACCAGAATTCAACGGCTTAAAGGTAATCTCTCGAGGCTTCAAACTCCAGGATGAAATTGAAGATACCTTAGAAAGGCGTATGAAGGAATTACATTACTCGCCATATAACGAAATTGGATGTGTTGTAGATTACAAACTCGCTTTTGAAGAGTACACAAATTATGTGATTCAGCATTTTTCTGATTTAGACTTAACAGGTCTAAAAATATTAGTTGATGCGGGCAATGGAGCAGCGTATGAAACAACTCCATATGTATTAAGGAGTCTTGGTGCTAAAGTTGAGGTTATTAACAATAACCCAGATGGCTACAATATAAATGTTGAATGTGGTTCTACGGAACCAAGACAAGCAATGTCGAAAATGACAAATCATAACATTGCAATACTTCATGATGGAGACGCTGATAGATGTATTTTGTTGGACGAGAGAAAGGAAGAATTTCATGGTGATAAAATAATGGGTGTGTGTGCACTAAAAATGAAAGAGGAAGGTAGACTTAAAAGTAACACCGTTGTTGGAACAGTTCTATCAAACATGGGATTAGAAGTATTTTTAAAAAAACAAGGGATAGAACTTGTTAGAACAAAAGTTGGTGACAGGTACGTGCTTGAAAAAATGATTGAAATTGGAGCGAACATCGGTGGTGAGCGTAGTGGACATGTAATATTCTTGGATAGAAGTACAACAGGTGATGGACTAATAACTGCCTTAGAGGTTATACGTACAATGCTTTTAAAAGGGATGAGGCTTTCAGAACTATCAAGCATGGTACCAGATTATCCACAAATAATGATAAATGTTAAAACGAAGAATAAGCTTATCATAGAACATGAAGAAGTAAGAAGATTGATTGAGAAAAACAAAAGGGAGGATGTTGATATTGTAGTTAGAGCATCTGGAACGGAACCCTTGATAAGGATATTTGTCCAAGGACCTGATGAATCTTATATTTCAAACGTAGCTTACGAAATTGCAGGAAAAATTGAGCAACTATCGAAAGGGGATGAGTTAGAATGA
- a CDS encoding TIGR00266 family protein, translating to MRYDIEFRGSYALLKAYVGPGESIKVEPGAMVYMKGPLEIRTSTGGVWKALKRAILGGESFFMNTYTSHGNGEIGIAPELPGDIEVIPVNSTLYVQSTSFLASDSSIDIDVSFGGFKSFFTGEGIFLLKLQGVGDAAISCFGGIKLIELQMGEEITIDTGHVVAFDGSVKWSVKTFGGFKSTIFGGEGLVCAFTGPGRVYIQTRNYPAFVAWIKSLVPNETGSK from the coding sequence ATGAGATATGATATCGAATTTAGGGGTAGTTATGCTCTTTTAAAGGCTTATGTAGGCCCAGGAGAAAGTATAAAGGTAGAACCAGGTGCAATGGTATATATGAAAGGCCCCCTCGAAATCCGAACATCTACAGGTGGTGTATGGAAAGCTCTCAAAAGAGCGATTCTTGGGGGTGAAAGCTTTTTTATGAATACTTACACATCACACGGAAATGGCGAAATAGGTATCGCACCTGAACTTCCAGGTGATATAGAAGTCATCCCTGTTAATAGTACTTTGTACGTACAATCTACTTCTTTCTTGGCAAGTGATTCGTCCATTGATATAGATGTCTCTTTCGGAGGTTTCAAATCGTTTTTCACAGGTGAAGGGATATTTTTGTTAAAGTTGCAGGGGGTTGGTGATGCTGCTATCTCGTGCTTTGGTGGAATAAAGCTAATTGAATTACAAATGGGAGAAGAGATAACGATAGATACAGGACATGTGGTTGCATTTGACGGTAGTGTGAAGTGGAGTGTTAAAACATTTGGTGGCTTTAAATCAACCATATTTGGTGGCGAAGGGCTTGTTTGTGCATTTACTGGTCCTGGAAGAGTTTACATTCAAACACGTAACTACCCAGCATTTGTTGCTTGGATAAAGTCCTTAGTTCCGAATGAAACTGGCAGCAAGTAA
- a CDS encoding DUF370 domain-containing protein encodes MFGLINIGFGNVIAGDRVIAIVNPESAPLKRLKEDAKEEGKLIDATYGRKTRSILITDSNHIILSAIQPETIAQRFIESMAEIEKQLEKIRKG; translated from the coding sequence ATGTTTGGTTTAATCAATATTGGGTTTGGTAACGTGATTGCAGGTGACAGGGTTATTGCGATTGTTAATCCTGAGAGTGCTCCGCTTAAAAGATTAAAGGAAGATGCAAAAGAAGAGGGAAAACTCATAGATGCTACGTATGGGAGAAAGACAAGATCTATTCTTATCACTGATTCGAATCATATAATTCTCAGTGCTATTCAACCTGAGACAATAGCGCAAAGGTTTATCGAATCCATGGCGGAAATAGAAAAGCAGCTTGAAAAAATAAGGAAGGGTTAG
- a CDS encoding cyclodeaminase/cyclohydrolase family protein, giving the protein MDIKSLTILEFCNKVKEKTPVPGGGAVGAVVAALGGALNSMVANLTLGKKKYEEFDGLMQEVLENMELIVEKSLRLAQADVEAFNSVMEAYKLPKEDERRDEKLQNALIKAIETPFQLIECARDILKFSEIVAKWGNKNAISDAFSAAELARAACKIGEYNVMINLKSVVDEKYKSKILDEMYEVMNEAKVYYERIQELVKENGFTKI; this is encoded by the coding sequence ATGGACATTAAGAGTTTGACTATACTGGAGTTTTGCAACAAAGTAAAGGAAAAGACACCAGTTCCTGGTGGTGGAGCTGTTGGTGCAGTTGTTGCAGCTCTTGGTGGAGCGTTGAATTCAATGGTTGCTAATCTTACTCTCGGAAAGAAGAAATACGAAGAATTTGATGGATTAATGCAAGAAGTTCTTGAAAATATGGAACTTATCGTTGAAAAGTCTCTCAGACTTGCTCAGGCGGATGTGGAGGCGTTCAATTCGGTCATGGAGGCTTATAAACTGCCAAAGGAAGATGAGAGACGTGATGAAAAGCTTCAGAATGCATTGATAAAAGCAATAGAAACTCCTTTCCAACTTATCGAATGTGCAAGGGATATCCTCAAGTTCAGTGAGATAGTTGCTAAATGGGGAAACAAAAACGCGATTTCAGATGCCTTTAGTGCAGCAGAGCTTGCTAGAGCCGCTTGCAAGATAGGTGAGTATAACGTCATGATAAATCTTAAGTCGGTTGTTGATGAAAAGTACAAAAGCAAGATTCTGGATGAAATGTACGAGGTAATGAATGAAGCAAAGGTATATTACGAGAGAATACAGGAGTTGGTAAAAGAAAATGGATTCACTAAAATTTGA